From Pyxicephalus adspersus chromosome 7, UCB_Pads_2.0, whole genome shotgun sequence, a single genomic window includes:
- the ZFAND2B gene encoding AN1-type zinc finger protein 2B isoform X2 codes for MEFPDLGKHCSESTCKQLDFLPLKCDACEQIFCKDHITYALHMCSSAYKKDVQVPVCPLCNTPIPVTRGQTPDIVVGEHIDRDCKSDPAQQKRKIFTNKCQRPGCKQKELMKVTCGDCSGNFCLKHRHPLDHDCKGKSTPVSLAGQAALFRAQASSSKASASSSRSAPKPAAQPQRNRTSVPNVQPPASVVLLNGLSEEEALQRALEMSLAESTQNTTQQRSTQEEEDLALARALSASEEEYRRQQAFSDRHS; via the exons ATGGAGTTTCCAGACCTGGGGAAGCATTGTTCAGAATCCACATGTAAACAGCTAG ATTTCCTACCTCTAAAATGTGATGCTTGTGAGCAAATCTTCTGCAAAGACCACATCACATACGCCCTTCATATGTGCAGCTCAGCCTATAAGAAG GATGTCCAGGTTCCAGTTTGTCCACTCTGTAACACGCCGATCCCAGTGACACGAGGACAGACTCCGGATATTGTAGTTGGGGAACACATTGATCGGGACTGCAAATCTGATCCAGCACAGCAAAAGCGCAAG atattCACCAATAAGTGTCAAAGACCGGGCTGTAAGCAGAAGGAACTTATGAAGGTCACATGTGGAGACTGCAGTGGCAATTTCTGCCTTAAACACCGACACCCACTAGACCATGACTGTAAAGGCAAGAGCACCCCTGTCTCCCTAGCGGG GCAGGCTGCATTGTTTAGAGCTCAGGCTTCCTCTTCCAAAGCCTCAGCTTCCTCCAGCCGCTCAGCACCCAAACCAGCAGCACAGCCTCAGAGAAACAG GACAAGTGTCCCCAACGTACAGCCCCCTGCCTCAGTTGTGCTTCTGAATGGCTTG TCCGAGGAAGAAGCCTTACAGAGGGCTCTGGAAATGTCACTAGCAGAATCAACGCAGAACACAACTCAGCAGCGTAG CACTCAGGAAGAAGAAGACTTGGCTCTGGCCCGAGCTTTGTCAGCTAGTGAGGAAGAATACAGACGGCAACAAGCG
- the ZFAND2B gene encoding AN1-type zinc finger protein 2B isoform X1, with protein sequence MEFPDLGKHCSESTCKQLDFLPLKCDACEQIFCKDHITYALHMCSSAYKKDVQVPVCPLCNTPIPVTRGQTPDIVVGEHIDRDCKSDPAQQKRKIFTNKCQRPGCKQKELMKVTCGDCSGNFCLKHRHPLDHDCKGKSTPVSLAGQAALFRAQASSSKASASSSRSAPKPAAQPQRNRTSVPNVQPPASVVLLNGLSEEEALQRALEMSLAESTQNTTQQRSTQEEEDLALARALSASEEEYRRQQAGSSRDAKQTTCNMC encoded by the exons ATGGAGTTTCCAGACCTGGGGAAGCATTGTTCAGAATCCACATGTAAACAGCTAG ATTTCCTACCTCTAAAATGTGATGCTTGTGAGCAAATCTTCTGCAAAGACCACATCACATACGCCCTTCATATGTGCAGCTCAGCCTATAAGAAG GATGTCCAGGTTCCAGTTTGTCCACTCTGTAACACGCCGATCCCAGTGACACGAGGACAGACTCCGGATATTGTAGTTGGGGAACACATTGATCGGGACTGCAAATCTGATCCAGCACAGCAAAAGCGCAAG atattCACCAATAAGTGTCAAAGACCGGGCTGTAAGCAGAAGGAACTTATGAAGGTCACATGTGGAGACTGCAGTGGCAATTTCTGCCTTAAACACCGACACCCACTAGACCATGACTGTAAAGGCAAGAGCACCCCTGTCTCCCTAGCGGG GCAGGCTGCATTGTTTAGAGCTCAGGCTTCCTCTTCCAAAGCCTCAGCTTCCTCCAGCCGCTCAGCACCCAAACCAGCAGCACAGCCTCAGAGAAACAG GACAAGTGTCCCCAACGTACAGCCCCCTGCCTCAGTTGTGCTTCTGAATGGCTTG TCCGAGGAAGAAGCCTTACAGAGGGCTCTGGAAATGTCACTAGCAGAATCAACGCAGAACACAACTCAGCAGCGTAG CACTCAGGAAGAAGAAGACTTGGCTCTGGCCCGAGCTTTGTCAGCTAGTGAGGAAGAATACAGACGGCAACAAGCG